Proteins co-encoded in one Candidatus Tectomicrobia bacterium genomic window:
- the fabF gene encoding beta-ketoacyl-ACP synthase II, whose translation MQKLPRNEIRVVVTGLGLVTPLGVGVTENWKALMEGRSGVGPVTRFNPERLPTQIGAEVKGFCPENYIDKKEIKKMDLFIQYVLAATQMAFDDALLKAPDKEEAPRYGAIIGVGLGGLPAIETHMSILEAKGPRRLSPFFIPMLLANLAAGNVSMRWNLKGPNSCTVTACASGNHAIGDGMKCIQRGIADVMVTGGGESCLTELAMAGFCAMRALSTRNGDPQHASRPFDAERDGFVMGEGSGVLILENLEHAKARNAPIYAELTGYGLTADAYHITSPDPDGDGAARCMEMAMQDAGVSIDEVDYINAHGTSTELNDKLETTAIKRVFGEQAYKLAVSSTKSMTGHLLGAAGGVESVFTVLALKNQCIPPTMNYEKPDPDCDLDYVPNRPRSAGLRCALTNSFGFGGTNATLLFRRHEADAA comes from the coding sequence GTGCAAAAGCTTCCTCGCAACGAGATACGGGTCGTGGTCACGGGCCTCGGCCTGGTCACCCCCTTGGGGGTCGGCGTCACCGAGAACTGGAAGGCGTTGATGGAGGGCAGGTCGGGCGTCGGCCCCGTCACCCGGTTCAACCCGGAGCGCCTTCCCACGCAGATCGGGGCCGAGGTCAAGGGCTTCTGCCCCGAGAACTACATCGACAAGAAAGAGATCAAGAAGATGGATCTCTTCATCCAGTACGTCCTCGCGGCCACCCAGATGGCCTTCGACGACGCCCTCCTCAAGGCCCCGGACAAGGAAGAGGCCCCGCGCTACGGCGCCATCATCGGCGTAGGCCTCGGCGGCCTTCCGGCCATCGAGACCCACATGAGCATCCTCGAGGCGAAGGGCCCCCGCCGGCTGAGCCCCTTCTTCATCCCGATGCTGCTGGCCAACCTGGCGGCCGGCAACGTCTCCATGCGCTGGAATCTCAAGGGCCCGAACAGCTGCACTGTCACCGCCTGCGCCTCGGGAAACCACGCCATCGGCGACGGCATGAAGTGCATCCAGCGCGGCATCGCCGACGTCATGGTGACCGGGGGCGGCGAGTCGTGCCTCACCGAGCTCGCCATGGCCGGCTTCTGCGCCATGCGGGCACTGAGCACCCGCAACGGCGATCCCCAGCACGCCAGCCGGCCCTTCGACGCCGAGCGGGACGGCTTCGTGATGGGCGAGGGCAGCGGCGTCCTCATCCTGGAGAACCTGGAGCATGCCAAGGCGCGCAACGCCCCCATCTACGCCGAGCTGACCGGCTACGGGCTCACCGCCGACGCCTACCACATCACCTCCCCCGACCCCGACGGCGACGGCGCGGCCCGCTGCATGGAGATGGCCATGCAGGACGCCGGCGTCTCCATCGACGAGGTGGACTACATCAACGCCCATGGCACATCGACCGAGCTGAACGACAAGCTCGAAACCACGGCCATCAAGCGCGTCTTCGGCGAGCAGGCCTACAAGCTCGCCGTCAGCTCCACCAAGTCCATGACGGGGCACCTCCTGGGCGCCGCCGGCGGCGTGGAGTCCGTTTTCACCGTGCTGGCGCTCAAGAACCAGTGCATCCCCCCGACCATGAACTACGAGAAGCCCGACCCCGACTGCGACCTCGACTACGTCCCCAACCGCCCGAGGAGCGCCGGCCTCCGCTGCGCGCTCACCAACTCTTTCGGCTTCGGCGGGACGAATGCCACCTTGCTCTTCAGGCGGCATGAGGCCGATGCCGCCTAG
- a CDS encoding HNH endonuclease, with product MLDGARVLVLNQTYEPIHICNARRAIRMVLLGKAVSIEDDGLLVRSESFQFRLPAVIRLLRFVHIPRTGDIPFSKKNIWRRDNYTCQYCGSMDAVLTVDHVIPRSRGGLSSWENVLCCCRACNARKGDRLPHEAGMTPLRPPRKPRFFHPEAMGPRLNDAVRQHWSKYLRPFEPSR from the coding sequence GTGCTAGATGGCGCGCGGGTCCTTGTGCTGAATCAGACGTATGAACCCATCCACATCTGCAACGCGCGCCGGGCCATCCGCATGGTGCTCCTGGGCAAGGCCGTCAGCATCGAGGACGACGGCCTCCTCGTCCGCAGCGAGTCGTTCCAGTTCCGGCTCCCCGCCGTCATCCGCCTGCTGCGCTTCGTCCACATCCCCCGCACGGGCGATATCCCCTTCAGCAAGAAGAACATCTGGCGGCGGGACAACTACACCTGCCAGTACTGCGGCTCCATGGACGCGGTGCTCACCGTGGACCACGTCATCCCCCGCTCGCGCGGCGGGCTGAGCTCCTGGGAGAACGTCCTGTGCTGCTGCCGCGCCTGCAACGCGCGCAAGGGCGACCGGCTCCCCCACGAGGCCGGGATGACCCCCCTGCGGCCCCCGCGCAAGCCGCGCTTCTTCCATCCCGAGGCTATGGGCCCCCGGCTGAACGACGCCGTCCGGCAGCACTGGAGCAAGTACCTCCGGCCGTTCGAGCCCTCGCGGTAA
- the ftsY gene encoding signal recognition particle-docking protein FtsY has protein sequence MAFGFFQRKKEEKKPPAGGEAPPGEGAAEEAPPEAAAPEEAAPAPPPAPPRREGWFGRLRSGLAKTRESFLGRVGGILRRRPRIDAETIEELEEALYAADLGPLTVERVLDRLRRGEGGRGEPAGRLRALLREMLAHPAVPPRAAPAAPAKGDPRVIFLVGVNGAGKTTTAGKLAARYAAEGRRVMLAAADTFRAAAGEQIEIWAGRAGCELIRLQEGADPSAVVFDALQAAKARGAEVLLADTAGRLHTKKNLMEELKKVRRVAERLVPGAPHEVLLVLDATTGQNALAQVREFGAALGVTGLVLTKLDGTARGGVVVGAAHESGIPVRYIGVGEGVEDLLDFDPDAFIAALFGDAEEA, from the coding sequence GTGGCATTCGGATTCTTCCAAAGGAAAAAAGAAGAAAAGAAGCCCCCCGCCGGGGGGGAGGCGCCGCCGGGCGAAGGAGCCGCTGAAGAGGCGCCCCCGGAGGCGGCCGCGCCCGAGGAGGCGGCACCCGCTCCTCCTCCCGCGCCGCCCCGGCGCGAGGGCTGGTTCGGCCGCCTGCGCTCGGGCCTGGCCAAGACGCGCGAGAGCTTCCTCGGGAGGGTCGGAGGCATCCTGCGGCGCCGGCCCCGCATCGACGCCGAGACCATCGAGGAGCTGGAGGAGGCCCTCTACGCGGCGGACCTGGGGCCCCTCACGGTGGAGCGGGTGCTCGATCGGCTGCGCCGGGGGGAGGGGGGCCGGGGCGAGCCCGCCGGGCGCCTGCGCGCCCTCCTCCGGGAGATGCTGGCCCACCCGGCCGTCCCGCCCCGGGCCGCGCCCGCGGCCCCCGCGAAGGGCGACCCCCGCGTCATCTTCCTGGTCGGGGTGAACGGGGCCGGGAAGACCACCACGGCGGGCAAGCTGGCCGCCCGCTACGCCGCCGAGGGCCGCCGGGTCATGCTGGCCGCCGCCGACACCTTCCGGGCCGCCGCGGGGGAGCAGATCGAGATCTGGGCGGGGCGGGCGGGCTGCGAGCTGATTCGCCTGCAAGAAGGCGCGGATCCCTCCGCCGTGGTCTTCGACGCCCTCCAGGCGGCCAAGGCGCGGGGGGCGGAGGTCCTGCTCGCCGACACGGCCGGCCGCCTCCACACCAAGAAGAACCTCATGGAGGAGCTCAAGAAGGTGCGCCGCGTGGCGGAGCGGCTGGTGCCGGGCGCCCCCCACGAGGTGCTGCTCGTCCTGGACGCCACGACCGGCCAGAACGCCCTGGCCCAGGTGCGGGAGTTCGGGGCGGCGCTGGGGGTGACGGGGCTCGTCCTCACCAAGCTCGACGGCACGGCCAGGGGCGGGGTGGTGGTCGGGGCCGCCCACGAGAGCGGTATCCCCGTCCGCTATATCGGGGTGGGGGAGGGGGTCGAGGACCTCCTCGATTTCGACCCGGACGCCTTCATCGCCGCCCTTTTCGGGGATGCCGAAGAGGCGTGA
- a CDS encoding PBP1A family penicillin-binding protein, giving the protein MPLRARFARNRFLFLLIIMAAAGGLALGAGFSYLYDFPELDYLRDYRPSTITQVYGRDRQLIAELYQEKRIPTPLSRIPPVVRQAFLDIEDNRFYEHPGVSYRDILRAIVRNAMERRYVQGASTITQQLAKVLFLTPDRTLSRKVREALLALEIERRFTKDEILEFYLNQIYLGSGAFGVEAASHIYFGKQAGELSLAEAATLAGLPKAPARFNPRLNPENALQRRRLVLRRMQELGHITGEQERSAAEEPLRLAPPVSNVHPESAYFVENIRQRLDRRFGPALYRSGLQVHTTLDLKLQRIAHESLLKGVERMNAQRGFAPLPPKPLEKPPRLGSGFQFRVAEVKDRAVRGVIGGYEAVMPLPKEVDPAFLREGDLVLGRVVNVEAEQKRVHLEWQESIQGAVVALDPATGAIRAMVGGTNFRRHPFNRAVQAHRQPGSSFKPIIMAAALANGYTPAHILVDAPFVRRMPGTPKDWKPRNYTDRFYGPVTLRTALEQSLNLATIKLVDQIGPQRVIDYARRLGIRSPMDPFLSLGLGTFEVTPIEFTAAFVPFARRGLYARPYDLERVTDGSNRVLEENVPVVHQAISPETAYQMKLLLRGVVLEGTGRAARGLPAFAAGKTGTTNEFRDAWFVGFVNDIVVGVWVGRDDNKDMGFRASGATAALPVWIDVMKGWLQGRELDKSLPPPPPGINFIRINAGTGLLPSRWCPGKARPEAFVQGTEPTEACPPKGELPRFLQEN; this is encoded by the coding sequence GTGCCGCTGAGAGCCCGCTTCGCCCGGAACCGGTTCCTTTTCCTGTTGATCATCATGGCAGCGGCCGGCGGCCTGGCGCTCGGCGCGGGTTTCTCCTATCTCTATGATTTTCCGGAGCTGGACTACCTCCGGGACTACCGCCCGAGCACCATCACCCAGGTGTACGGGCGCGACCGGCAGCTCATCGCCGAGCTGTACCAGGAGAAGCGGATCCCCACCCCCCTCTCCCGCATTCCGCCCGTGGTCCGCCAGGCCTTCCTGGACATCGAGGACAACCGCTTCTACGAGCACCCCGGCGTCAGCTACCGCGACATCCTCCGCGCCATCGTCCGGAACGCGATGGAGCGCCGCTACGTCCAGGGGGCCAGCACCATCACCCAGCAGCTCGCGAAGGTGCTCTTCCTCACCCCCGACCGCACCCTCTCGCGCAAGGTCCGCGAGGCCCTCCTGGCCCTGGAGATCGAGCGGCGCTTCACCAAGGACGAGATCCTCGAGTTCTACCTGAACCAGATCTACCTCGGCAGCGGCGCCTTCGGGGTGGAGGCGGCCTCCCACATCTACTTCGGGAAGCAGGCCGGCGAGCTGTCGCTGGCCGAGGCGGCCACCCTCGCCGGCCTCCCCAAGGCGCCCGCGCGGTTCAATCCGCGCCTTAACCCGGAGAACGCCCTCCAGCGGCGCCGCCTGGTGCTGCGGCGGATGCAGGAGCTCGGGCACATCACCGGGGAGCAGGAGAGGAGCGCGGCCGAGGAGCCCCTGCGGCTCGCCCCGCCCGTCTCGAACGTCCACCCCGAGTCCGCCTATTTCGTCGAGAACATCCGCCAGCGGCTCGACCGCCGCTTCGGCCCCGCCCTCTACCGGAGCGGGCTGCAGGTCCACACCACGCTGGACCTCAAGCTGCAGCGCATCGCCCACGAGAGCCTCCTGAAGGGCGTGGAGCGGATGAACGCGCAGCGCGGCTTCGCGCCCCTTCCCCCGAAGCCCCTGGAGAAGCCCCCGCGCCTGGGGAGCGGCTTCCAGTTCCGCGTCGCCGAGGTGAAGGACCGCGCCGTCCGGGGCGTCATCGGGGGCTACGAGGCGGTGATGCCCCTGCCGAAGGAGGTGGACCCGGCCTTCCTGCGCGAGGGGGACCTGGTGCTGGGCCGGGTGGTGAACGTGGAGGCGGAGCAGAAGCGCGTCCATCTGGAGTGGCAGGAGAGCATCCAGGGCGCCGTCGTCGCCCTCGACCCCGCCACCGGCGCCATCCGCGCCATGGTGGGGGGCACCAATTTCCGCCGGCACCCGTTCAACCGGGCGGTCCAGGCCCACCGCCAGCCGGGCTCCTCCTTCAAGCCCATCATCATGGCGGCCGCCCTCGCGAACGGCTACACCCCGGCGCACATCCTCGTGGACGCCCCCTTCGTCCGCCGGATGCCGGGCACCCCCAAGGACTGGAAGCCCCGCAACTACACCGACCGCTTCTACGGCCCCGTCACCCTGCGCACGGCGCTGGAGCAGTCCCTGAACCTGGCCACCATCAAGCTCGTGGACCAGATTGGCCCCCAGCGCGTGATCGACTACGCCCGGCGGCTCGGCATCCGCTCCCCGATGGACCCCTTTCTCTCCCTCGGGCTGGGCACCTTCGAGGTGACCCCCATCGAGTTCACGGCGGCCTTCGTGCCGTTCGCCCGGCGCGGCCTCTACGCCCGCCCCTACGACCTCGAGCGGGTGACCGACGGCAGCAACCGGGTGCTGGAGGAGAACGTGCCCGTCGTCCACCAGGCCATCAGTCCCGAGACGGCCTACCAGATGAAGCTCCTCCTGCGCGGGGTGGTGCTGGAGGGGACGGGCCGCGCCGCGCGGGGCCTGCCCGCCTTCGCCGCCGGGAAAACCGGGACGACCAACGAGTTCCGCGACGCCTGGTTCGTCGGGTTCGTCAACGACATCGTGGTCGGCGTATGGGTGGGCCGGGACGACAACAAGGATATGGGCTTCCGCGCCTCGGGGGCCACGGCCGCCCTGCCCGTCTGGATCGACGTGATGAAGGGCTGGCTCCAGGGGCGGGAGCTGGACAAGTCCCTCCCCCCGCCCCCGCCGGGCATCAATTTCATCCGGATCAACGCCGGCACGGGCCTCCTCCCCTCCCGCTGGTGCCCGGGGAAGGCCCGCCCCGAGGCCTTCGTCCAGGGCACCGAGCCCACCGAGGCCTGCCCCCCCAAGGGCGAGCTGCCCCGCTTCCTGCAGGAGAACTGA
- the smc gene encoding chromosome segregation protein SMC translates to MRFKRLEMQGFKSFVDRTVIELGDGITAIVGPNGCGKSNVCDAVRWVLGEQAPKALRAKRMEDLVFNGSAERKPLGMAEVTLTLTDLKGTVTSPLYKDYEEVAVTRRLYRSGESEYLINRNPCRLKDIVDLFLDTGVSLDTFSIVEQGRIEGLVNARPQDRRLLIEEAAGIMKYKSRRNEALRKLELAQANLLRVADVLREKEGRLRSLRRQARKAAFFKEYQSEIKALDLRIEALDLLRLEDELRPAEAEYERLKEREEGHLAALASREAERETVRAQVAERSESLAETRRRAVEVEGYIQRLENSLEMLQGRLVELDAEDARRAEEAEALAREAARLGEERGRLAERETAFAGEAAAAQRAFDLRSAELSAVRAELADLEAALAEARRVQERESEAFGDARQRTALAESRLEAIAQSTERLGREAEEAGRALDEARADLEAAARRLEEIAGESARLREESDRAAREQARVEAGLRAEEAALAAAREAVVEARSSQRAIEELRAASPERAGAGAFRACGAQALAALADVLSVDPAHEKAIEAALGERLLGVVVPDAESAAAAIRALARAGAGRGIALPLGARQAHAGPLPAVEGVLGSAASLIRCAQEYRPLVESLLFGVAVARDLDAALAAWRSSPFGTTWVTLGGEVLLPSGAVEGGAPVPAAAGVLEQSRRLEALRLQAGEGEARVAALEGACARLREELARAEEEAVRLARMAREADLARVGAEGVKRSCQEKWEAVRERHEALLRERERMREERERLDRERAEAGEEGARAEHSSREAEARSQAAEEELRRVGARAAELEAEAADRRVALTEALGKASGARAELQRLEDSLGQNAARQARREEEKQDSLRKRERVEAGMAQSREELARRVEERASAEAEQRERVRALEETQARDEELGNLLRQMRAEAADLQARISEAAERRTTLRVQRESLIASARETHQVDLPEAAERERGELPLYQEHFNRLEMLRQRLERMGEVNPLAAREFDDINHEYSFLKEQQEDLERSIADLHATIERLNRTTRTRFLEALEQVQKAFVDIFGRLFQGGEARMFLLDPSDPLESGVDIEVRPPGKRPANIMLLSAGEKALTALALLFSVFSVRPSPFCLLDEVDATLDDQNVGRFRDVIAELEAKSQFIVITHNKRTMSFASQLYGVTQREKGVSEVVSVRLNRKEDGTNGAPASAAGEELPARGA, encoded by the coding sequence TTGCGGTTCAAACGCCTGGAAATGCAGGGCTTCAAGTCCTTCGTGGACCGGACCGTCATCGAGCTGGGCGACGGCATCACGGCCATCGTGGGGCCCAACGGCTGCGGCAAGAGCAACGTCTGCGACGCCGTCCGCTGGGTGCTGGGCGAGCAGGCCCCCAAGGCCCTCCGCGCCAAGAGGATGGAGGACCTCGTCTTCAACGGCAGCGCCGAGCGCAAGCCGCTCGGCATGGCCGAGGTCACCCTCACCCTCACCGACCTGAAGGGCACGGTCACCTCCCCCCTCTACAAGGACTACGAGGAGGTGGCCGTCACCCGCCGGCTCTACCGCTCGGGCGAGAGCGAGTACCTCATCAACCGAAACCCCTGCCGGCTGAAGGACATCGTCGACCTCTTCCTCGACACCGGCGTCTCGCTCGACACCTTCTCCATCGTCGAGCAGGGCCGCATCGAGGGGCTGGTCAACGCCCGTCCCCAGGACCGGCGCCTCCTCATCGAGGAAGCGGCAGGGATCATGAAATACAAGAGCCGGCGCAACGAGGCGCTCCGCAAGCTGGAGCTCGCCCAGGCGAACCTCCTCCGGGTGGCCGACGTCCTCCGCGAGAAGGAGGGCCGGCTGCGCTCCCTGCGGCGCCAGGCGCGGAAGGCGGCCTTCTTCAAGGAGTATCAGAGCGAGATCAAGGCCCTCGACCTGCGCATCGAGGCGCTGGACCTCCTCCGCCTCGAGGACGAGCTCAGGCCCGCCGAGGCGGAGTACGAGCGGCTGAAGGAGCGCGAGGAGGGGCACCTGGCCGCCCTCGCCTCCCGCGAGGCCGAGCGCGAGACCGTACGCGCCCAGGTGGCCGAGCGCTCGGAGTCCCTGGCCGAAACGCGCCGCCGCGCCGTCGAGGTGGAGGGCTACATCCAGCGGCTCGAGAACAGCCTGGAGATGCTCCAGGGGCGGCTCGTCGAGCTGGACGCCGAGGACGCCCGCCGCGCCGAGGAGGCCGAGGCGCTGGCCCGCGAGGCGGCGCGGCTCGGGGAGGAGCGCGGGCGGCTGGCCGAGCGGGAAACCGCCTTCGCCGGGGAGGCCGCGGCCGCCCAGCGCGCCTTCGACCTGCGCTCGGCCGAGCTCTCCGCGGTGCGGGCGGAGCTGGCCGATCTGGAGGCCGCCCTGGCCGAGGCCCGGCGCGTCCAGGAGCGGGAGTCGGAGGCTTTTGGCGACGCCCGGCAGCGCACGGCCCTGGCCGAGTCCCGCCTCGAGGCCATCGCCCAGTCCACCGAGCGCCTCGGGCGCGAGGCGGAGGAGGCGGGGCGGGCCCTCGATGAGGCGCGGGCCGATCTCGAGGCCGCCGCGCGGCGGCTCGAGGAGATCGCGGGCGAGAGCGCCCGGCTGCGCGAGGAGTCGGACCGCGCGGCCCGGGAGCAGGCGCGCGTCGAGGCCGGCCTCCGGGCCGAGGAGGCGGCGCTCGCCGCCGCCCGCGAGGCCGTGGTCGAGGCGCGCTCCTCCCAGCGCGCCATCGAGGAGCTCCGCGCGGCCTCCCCCGAGCGCGCGGGGGCCGGCGCCTTCCGCGCGTGCGGCGCCCAGGCGCTCGCCGCCCTGGCGGACGTCCTGAGCGTCGATCCCGCGCACGAGAAAGCCATCGAGGCGGCGCTCGGGGAGCGCCTCCTGGGCGTGGTGGTGCCGGACGCGGAGTCCGCCGCCGCCGCCATCCGGGCGCTCGCCCGGGCGGGCGCCGGCCGGGGCATCGCGCTTCCCCTCGGGGCCCGGCAGGCCCACGCGGGGCCGCTCCCGGCGGTGGAAGGCGTCCTGGGGAGCGCCGCCTCGCTCATTCGGTGCGCCCAGGAATACCGTCCCCTCGTGGAGAGCCTTCTCTTCGGGGTGGCGGTCGCGCGCGATTTGGATGCGGCGCTCGCCGCCTGGCGCTCCAGCCCCTTCGGGACGACCTGGGTGACGCTCGGGGGCGAGGTGCTGCTGCCCTCGGGCGCGGTGGAGGGCGGCGCCCCCGTCCCCGCCGCGGCGGGCGTCCTGGAGCAGTCCCGGCGACTGGAGGCGCTTCGGCTCCAGGCCGGGGAGGGCGAGGCCCGGGTGGCCGCCCTGGAGGGGGCCTGTGCCCGCCTGCGCGAGGAGCTCGCCCGGGCGGAGGAGGAGGCCGTCCGGCTCGCCCGCATGGCGCGGGAGGCCGATCTCGCCCGGGTCGGGGCCGAGGGGGTGAAGCGCTCCTGCCAGGAGAAGTGGGAGGCCGTCCGGGAGCGCCACGAGGCCCTCCTGCGCGAGCGGGAGCGGATGCGCGAGGAGCGCGAGCGCCTCGATCGGGAGCGCGCGGAGGCCGGGGAGGAAGGGGCCCGCGCCGAGCACTCCTCCCGGGAGGCCGAGGCGCGCTCGCAGGCCGCGGAGGAGGAGCTGCGGCGGGTGGGCGCCCGGGCGGCGGAGCTCGAGGCCGAGGCGGCCGACCGCCGGGTGGCCCTGACCGAGGCGCTGGGGAAGGCGTCGGGCGCGCGGGCCGAGCTCCAGCGGCTCGAGGACAGCCTGGGCCAGAACGCGGCCCGGCAGGCCCGGCGCGAGGAGGAGAAGCAGGACTCGCTGCGCAAGCGGGAGCGGGTGGAGGCGGGGATGGCCCAGAGCCGCGAGGAGCTGGCCCGCCGCGTGGAGGAGCGGGCCTCCGCCGAGGCCGAGCAGCGGGAGCGGGTCCGGGCGCTCGAGGAGACCCAGGCCCGGGACGAGGAGCTGGGGAACCTCCTCCGGCAGATGCGGGCCGAGGCGGCCGATCTGCAGGCGCGCATCTCGGAGGCCGCCGAGCGGCGCACGACGCTGCGCGTCCAGCGGGAGTCCCTCATCGCCTCGGCGCGCGAAACCCATCAGGTGGACCTCCCCGAGGCCGCCGAGCGGGAACGGGGCGAGCTGCCCCTCTACCAGGAGCACTTCAACCGGCTGGAAATGCTGCGCCAGCGGCTCGAACGCATGGGCGAGGTGAACCCCCTCGCGGCCAGGGAGTTCGACGATATCAACCACGAGTACTCCTTCCTCAAGGAGCAGCAGGAGGACCTGGAGCGCTCCATCGCGGACCTGCACGCCACGATCGAGCGCCTGAACCGCACCACCCGGACACGCTTCCTGGAGGCCCTGGAGCAGGTGCAGAAGGCCTTCGTGGACATCTTCGGCCGGCTCTTCCAGGGCGGAGAGGCGCGGATGTTCCTGCTCGACCCCTCCGACCCGCTCGAGTCGGGGGTGGACATCGAGGTGCGGCCCCCGGGCAAGCGCCCGGCGAACATCATGCTCCTCTCGGCGGGGGAGAAGGCGCTGACGGCGCTGGCGCTGCTGTTCTCCGTCTTCTCGGTGCGGCCGAGCCCCTTCTGCCTCCTGGACGAGGTGGACGCCACGCTCGACGACCAGAACGTGGGCCGCTTCCGCGACGTGATCGCCGAGTTGGAGGCCAAGAGCCAGTTCATCGTCATCACCCACAACAAGCGCACCATGTCCTTCGCCTCCCAGCTCTACGGGGTCACCCAGCGCGAGAAAGGGGTGTCGGAGGTCGTCTCGGTGCGCCTGAACCGGAAGGAAGACGGGACGAACGGGGCCCCGGCCTCCGCGGCCGGGGAAGAGTTGCCGGCCCGGGGCGCCTGA
- the rnc gene encoding ribonuclease III, with amino-acid sequence MPPRENPVAADILPAPGGAGAPKKGRRAKAPAPELPIAEIEGRIGHRFADPSLLVQALTHRSFSQESIPPGPDNQRLEFLGDAVLQLIVTERLWRGHGEADEGDLTRMRSERVSGQALARAARRLGIADYLRLGRGEEKTGGRGKASIMADAFEALVGALYLDAGYPACVRWVEDRLWEASPEEANGDGLDYKSQLQEALQRHSRRLPLYTVIRESGPEHLKVFEVEVRHDGRVLGQGTGTTKKAAEQAAARESLRALEGGSGDPA; translated from the coding sequence ATGCCGCCTAGGGAGAATCCGGTGGCGGCGGACATCCTTCCCGCTCCCGGGGGAGCCGGCGCCCCGAAGAAGGGCCGCCGGGCGAAGGCCCCGGCCCCCGAGCTTCCGATCGCCGAGATTGAAGGGCGCATCGGGCACCGCTTCGCCGACCCCAGCCTCCTCGTCCAGGCCCTCACCCACCGTTCCTTCTCCCAGGAGAGCATCCCCCCGGGCCCGGACAACCAGCGCCTGGAGTTCCTGGGCGACGCCGTCCTCCAGCTCATCGTGACCGAGCGCCTCTGGCGCGGCCACGGCGAGGCCGACGAGGGCGACCTCACGCGGATGCGCTCCGAGCGCGTGAGCGGCCAGGCCCTGGCCCGCGCCGCGCGCCGGCTGGGCATCGCGGACTACCTGCGCCTGGGGCGGGGGGAGGAGAAGACGGGCGGACGCGGCAAGGCTTCCATCATGGCCGACGCCTTCGAAGCCCTGGTGGGGGCCCTCTACCTGGACGCCGGCTATCCGGCCTGCGTACGCTGGGTGGAAGACCGGCTCTGGGAGGCCTCCCCGGAGGAGGCGAACGGGGACGGCCTCGACTACAAGAGCCAGCTCCAGGAGGCCCTCCAGCGGCACAGCCGCCGGCTGCCCCTCTACACCGTCATCCGCGAGAGCGGCCCCGAGCACCTGAAGGTCTTCGAGGTCGAGGTGCGGCACGACGGCCGCGTCCTCGGCCAGGGCACTGGGACGACGAAAAAGGCCGCCGAGCAGGCCGCCGCGCGGGAGTCGCTGCGCGCCCTGGAAGGCGGCTCCGGCGATCCCGCCTGA